Proteins from one Haloarchaeobius litoreus genomic window:
- a CDS encoding 30S ribosomal protein S15, translating into MARMHTRRRGQSGSDRPVADEPPEWSDVDAEEIESRVVELAEQDYEPSQIGMKLRDEGVTGTPVPDVKLATGKKVTEILDEHDAGSDLPEDLANLMERAVRLREHMEEHPLDHQNKRALQNTESKVRRLVSYYRGDELDEDFTYSYDVAVELLE; encoded by the coding sequence ATGGCACGAATGCATACACGCCGTCGTGGGCAGTCCGGTTCGGACAGACCCGTGGCGGACGAGCCGCCGGAGTGGAGCGACGTCGACGCAGAGGAGATCGAATCCCGCGTCGTCGAACTGGCAGAGCAGGACTACGAGCCGTCCCAGATCGGCATGAAGCTGCGTGACGAAGGTGTCACGGGCACGCCGGTCCCGGACGTGAAGCTGGCCACGGGCAAGAAGGTCACCGAGATCCTCGACGAGCACGACGCTGGCTCGGACCTGCCCGAGGACCTGGCCAACCTGATGGAGCGCGCCGTGCGCCTCCGCGAGCACATGGAGGAGCACCCGCTCGACCATCAGAACAAGCGCGCCCTGCAGAACACCGAGTCGAAGGTCCGTCGCCTGGTGTCCTACTACCGTGGCGACGAGCTCGACGAGGACTTCACGTACTCCTACGACGTGGCCGTCGAACTCCTCGAGTAA